A region of the Candidatus Lokiarchaeota archaeon genome:
GATGCTATGGTGACATCAGGTCCATTCAATGTCTCAGAGTATGTCGCAGGCGAGTTCACAGAACTCAGCTATAACCCGCTTTACTTCCACCGCTTGGATAGGCCAACCGATGGTGACATGACAACACCGGGAGCAACTCCTACCAATCTAACACTCGCACTAGTGGCGGGTGCAGTTGGTGCCGCCGTTGTTATTCTTATCGGCGGATACGTGCTGATGCGGCAGAGATAATCAATCCTATACTACTGGGAGGAACGCAAGATTCCTCCCTCTTCTTTTTTTGACCAATGAACTGGATTTGATTCCTTGTACAACGTGTTGGTGTCTCTCCTGTCTATTGGCACCTATATGCAGGAGCACGATTAGATTCTGAGACTAGTATGCGTAGAATGTGAGGTTTACATTATTTCTTTGCTATTGTATCATGAAAATCCAAGTCGATGTGTCACCAATGATGCAATGGAAAGCAACAAAGAAGGTCGAAACCGATTCTACTGAAGAGACGAATGCATCAGAGGAAACGGAGATTAATTTGAAGCAGAGCATTACTGAGTTTTGGCTATCTCGCAAGGAGAGAACGAAACCCACTATGAATTGAGAATTTTTTGCTTGGTTTTTCACGACATGAAGATTTAAGGGCGGATTAGTTCACAATTTCAGTATGAGTCTTTACGGTCGCGACCTGCTCTGCACGCAGGACTGGAGTATTGATGAGATAGAGAAGACCTTGGATTTGGCCAAGGAGATGAAAGCCAAGCGTTTTGACCACAGGCTGAAAAATTGTTTGGATAGACGCACGTTTTTCATGATGTTCTATAATCCGAGCGTCCGTACACGGCAGTCATTCGAGTGTGCGGCAACCGAACTAGGGGGACATGCCCAGTTCCTGACACCAAAGACAATGCGTCTGAAGACTGAGAAATCAGCAGGTGAAACGGTTCAAGATGCAGCTACTGTGATGAGCCGGTATGCAGCAGCAATTGGTGTTCGTATTCTTGAAACAGCAATCTCAGAATATAGCCAGGGCCATGAATTGCTGGAGGAATATGCGAAATATGCCGATGTGCCAATCATAAGCATGGCACACGATAGATTCCACCCCTGCCAAGGACTAGCTGATGTCATGGGTATGAGGGAGCATGCAGGCGAGGATCTCAAAGGAAAGAAGATACTACAGGTCTGGGGGAAGGGTGCCCTGGTCAGGTCATGGTGCTCGGTTCAGGAAAGCATCCTAATTAATAGCCGACTTGGCCTGGATGTCACGTTGGCTCGTCCAGAAGGATATGATCTTGATCCTGAGGTCATGAAATGGTGCGAAGAGAATGCAGAAGAAGCAGATTCGAATTTTGTAGTTACTGATGAACTTGAAGAGGCATACAAGGATGCAGATTTTGTCTACTCGCGCAATTGGATGTCTCCAAAATTCTATGATCGTGTGAACAAGCATGGTGTGGAAAAAGCCAAGGAGCTGGAAATAGAACAAGCAGCTCAGTTTGATGAATGGATCTGCGATAGCGAGAAGATGGAACTAACCA
Encoded here:
- a CDS encoding ornithine carbamoyltransferase, translating into MSLYGRDLLCTQDWSIDEIEKTLDLAKEMKAKRFDHRLKNCLDRRTFFMMFYNPSVRTRQSFECAATELGGHAQFLTPKTMRLKTEKSAGETVQDAATVMSRYAAAIGVRILETAISEYSQGHELLEEYAKYADVPIISMAHDRFHPCQGLADVMGMREHAGEDLKGKKILQVWGKGALVRSWCSVQESILINSRLGLDVTLARPEGYDLDPEVMKWCEENAEEADSNFVVTDELEEAYKDADFVYSRNWMSPKFYDRVNKHGVEKAKELEIEQAAQFDEWICDSEKMELTNDAFFTHCGPVDRNAEVTDEVVDGPKSIVYDVAENRLHVQKALMALTMALKE